One genomic window of Euwallacea fornicatus isolate EFF26 chromosome 7, ASM4011564v1, whole genome shotgun sequence includes the following:
- the LOC136339983 gene encoding C-type lectin mannose-binding isoform-like — protein MVPLQRYFNHKFKIFLFIYLIKSVAAANSSQPQKYFVFKEAVNWYQALINCKSAGMELVSIHSEAEQNELELFMNDKNDQVYWLGATKEGNGQFYWLTGHKMVYTKWLVGQPDNAKIVIYDNKGEYCLGWGTRSWPENAPETPGWNDLTCTIKMPYICQRFDYCVIKD, from the exons ATGGTGCCATTGCAAAGATACTTTAACCATaagtttaagatttttttattcatctaCCTTATTAAGTCGGTAGCAGCTGCAAACAGTAGTCAACCGCAGAAGTATTTCGTGTTCAAAGAAGcg GTAAACTGGTACCAAGCTTTAATCAATTGCAAAAGTGCTGGGATGGAACTAGTTAGTATCCACTCCGAAGCGGAACAGAATGAACTGGAGCTATTTATGAATGATAAAAATGACC aagTTTACTGGTTAGGCGCCACTAAAGAGGGCAACGGGCAATTCTACTGGCTTACGGGACATAAAATGGTCTACACCAAGTGGTTGGTGGGCCAGCCGGACAATGCCAAAATCGTCATCTATGACAATAAAGGGGAGTATTGTCTAGGTTGGGGTACCAGGAGTTGGCCAGAAAATGCTCCAGAAACTCCAGGGTGGAACGACCTTACTTGCACTATTAAGATGCCTTATATTTGCCAAAGATTTGATTACTGTGTTAttaaagattaa
- the LOC136339984 gene encoding CD209 antigen-like protein D, producing the protein MMIMTSVGISLITLAVVSLSCHAVNPKSLNVKYHVSTDFQTWFQALINCRSAGMELASIITEKEEKDLETFLQQHQYTRGYWLSGTNLGNGVFYWASTGSLVNYTKWLIDQPDNQQTGDSYNVGEHCIQFGLYNDSRKLNNGWNDMSCSAKLLYICEEPDNCNEIK; encoded by the exons ATGATGATCATGACTTCCGTCGGAATCTCGCTGATTACCTTGGCAGTAG TTTCCCTTTCGTGCCACGCAGTCAATCCGAAATCTCTGAACGTAAAATATCACGTTTCCACAGACttt CAAACGTGGTTTCAAGCGCTGATAAACTGCAGAAGCGCCGGAATGGAGCTGGCTAGTATTATCACGGAAAAGGAAGAGAAAGATTTGGAGACGTTCTTACAACAACACCAATATACCC GAGGATACTGGCTCTCCGGAACAAACTTAGGCAACGGTGTTTTTTATTGGGCCTCAACAGGCTCCCTTGTTAACTATACAAAATGGCTGATAGACCAACCGGATAACCAACAAACGGGCGACAGCTACAATGTGGGCGAACATTGCATCCAATTTGGACTTTACAATGATTCCAGAAAACTTAACAATGGCTGGAACGACATGTCATGCAGTGCAAAACTCCTGTATATTTGCGAAGAACCAGATAATTGTAACGAGATTAAATAA
- the TBC1D16 gene encoding TBC1 domain family member 16, whose translation MPLTDIFRRASTFILGCEEEIKKSLNCENNEVLFCKNNVCVHPPAMVRHDNDILHNPGYLTVTTKVFIDQYNEVKRHTLFLTWIPNSDLSKCSTNLYKKQISMESLASNDSFTNTTYSRPISIELKSTNPFLNFEDKTENSESFSSEESDKTNSVININVDISNPEIEIIQTPDSIKDPLEQFEFSRSASITSTDSQFNWITTPEYLMQKHNLTFPESVNSSPILAAKKLHKCRRFSVDLSQMRSLRLFFSDNSCTCGQLVVASRESQYKILHFHHGGLDHLAQVLHQWHSLLHNIKSAKGGDENLPFRHFMVCRPEVSEIELHPEEGQVPKLTEEIFRSLFGETGQLDDDLALRKHVFFSGMDRDIRKEVWPFLLHVYPYQSTFEERLQIAEIRRQEYEEITRRRLDLNENKLNQFQRKIQSVVEKDVIRTDRGNPFFAGDNNPNLIIMKNILLNYAIFNPGLGYTQGMSDLLSPVLCELKDEVAAFWCFVGLMQRAVFVATPTDRDMDRSLRYLRELVKLMVPKFYAHLENHKDAMELLFCHRWILLCFKREFTEAVALKMWESCWANYLTDYFHLFLCLSIISVYANDVIAQDLRADEMLLHFSSLAMYMDGLLIARKARGLLHQFRQMREIPCSLNGLCTRCGPGIWDSSHSPRIFCSCNGPCGNTFVNGS comes from the exons aTGCCTTTAACGGATATATTCCGTCGAGCCTCCACATTCATTTTAGGCTGCgaagaagaaatcaaaaagtcTTTAAACTGCGAAAACAATGAAGTTCTTTTTTGCAAGAACAACGTCTGCGTACATCCTCCCGCAATGGTCAGACATGATAATGACATTCTCCACAATCCAG GATACCTAACAGTGACCACTAAAGTTTTCATAGATCAATATAATGAGGTCAAACGACATACACTTTTCTTGACCTGGATTCCTAATAGCGACCTCTCCAAATGCTCCACGAACTTGTACAAAAAGCAAATCAGCATGGAAAGTCTGGCTTCAAATGACTCATTCACCAATACTACCTACTCGAGACCCATCAGTATTGAGCTCAAAAGCACCAACCCTTTTCTCAACTTTGAAGACAAAACTGAGAATTCTGAATCATTTAGCTCAGAAGAAAGCGACAAGACTAACTCGGTCATCAACATCAACGTGGATATCTCGAATCCGGAAATCGAGATAATCCAGACTCCAGATAGTATCAAAGATCCTTTGGAGCAGTTTGAGTTTTCTAGAAGTGCCAGCATAACCTCAACTGATAGTCAGTTTAACTGGATAACCACCCCTGAGTATTTGATGCAGAAGCACAATCTTACATTTCCAGAGAGTGTCAACAGTTCTCCAATCCTGGCAGCAAAAAAACTGCATAAATGTAGGAGGTTTAGTGTTGATCTCAGTCAAATGAGATCTTTGAG ATTGTTCTTTAGTGACAATAGTTGCACTTGTGGGCAACTAGTGGTGGCTTCTAGGGAGTCTCAGTATAAAATCTTGCATTTCCATCATGGCGGACTTGATCATTTGGCTCAAGTTTTGCATCAGTGGCATTCGTTGCTCCACAATATTAAATCAGCTAAAG gcggAGACGAGAACCTTCCCTTTAGACACTTTATGGTGTGTCGCCCTGAAGTATCCGAAATAGAACTACACCCTGAGGAAGGGCAAGTCCCTAAACTAACAGAAGAAATCTTTAGGAGTTTATTCGGCGAGACGGGACAGCTTGACGACGATTTGGCATTGAGAAAGCAcgtatttttttcaggaatGGACAGAGATATTAGGAAGGAGGTGTGGCCTTTTTTGCTACATGTTTACCCATATCAAAGCACTTTCGAGGAGAGGTTGCAAATTGCTGAAATTAGAAGACAG GAATACGAAGAAATCACCAGAAGGAGATTGgatttaaacgaaaataagCTGAATCAGTTCCAGAGAAAAATCCAGAGTGTTGTGGAAAAAGACGTAATCAGGACTGACAGGggaaatccattttttgcagGAGACAATAacccaaatttaataataatgaagaaTATTCTGCTCAATTATGCAATATTCAATCCAGGATTAGG ATACACCCAAGGGATGAGCGATCTTCTATCACCAGTGCTTTGTGAGCTGAAAGACGAAGTAGCCGCCTTTTGGTGTTTTGTAGGTTTGATGCAGAGAGCCGTATTCGTAGCTACGCCGACTGATAGAGACATGGATAGATCGCTTAG GTATTTAAGGGAATTAGTTAAACTAATGGTTCCCAAGTTTTACGCCCACTTGGAGAATCACAAAGACGCGATGGAGCTCCTATTTTGTCACAGATGGATTTTGTT ATGCTTTAAAAGAGAATTCACCGAAGCAGTGGCCTTAAAGATGTGGGAAAGTTGCTGGGCCAATTATCTGACCGACTATTTTCACTTGTTCCTGTGCCTGTCAATAATTTCTGTCTATGCTAACGATGTGATAGCTCAGGATCTTAGGGCAGATGAAATGCTTTTGCATTTCAGTTCTTTAG CAATGTACATGGATGGACTTCTGATAGCCAGAAAAGCGCGAGGCCTTTTACATCAATTTAGACAAATGCGAGAAATTCCTTGCAGTTTGAATGGTTTGTGCACAAGATGCGGTCCGGGCATTTGGGACAGTTCTCACAGTCCCAGGATCTTTTGCAGTTGCAACGGACCGTGCGGCAACACTTTCGTGAACGGCAgctaa